In one window of Fibrobacter sp. UBA4297 DNA:
- a CDS encoding HU family DNA-binding protein encodes MKATQSNITKKEIVDEIASQTGFTQVKTKVIVEELIDAISNCVIEGNNIELRGFGRFKNKQRKERRTRNPKTGELVNIPAKVRPVFEPSKDLIEKINNVPFDLEEAFVPKDDQERI; translated from the coding sequence ATGAAGGCGACTCAGTCCAACATAACTAAGAAGGAAATCGTTGATGAAATCGCTTCCCAGACAGGATTTACGCAAGTAAAAACCAAAGTCATCGTGGAAGAACTCATCGACGCGATTTCCAATTGCGTTATCGAGGGCAACAATATCGAGTTGCGTGGATTCGGTCGCTTCAAGAATAAACAGCGCAAGGAACGCCGCACACGGAACCCCAAAACTGGCGAACTCGTGAACATTCCCGCCAAGGTGCGCCCGGTGTTCGAACCCAGCAAGGACCTGATCGAAAAAATCAACAACGTTCCTTTCGACTTAGAAGAGGCTTTTGTCCCTAAAGATGATCAAGAAAGAATCTAG
- a CDS encoding helix-turn-helix domain-containing protein, translating to MYYDTLLLHEAIRQLLISIRQKRRHTQHSLSLESGISRQYISQMECGKKTPSIDTLFQLSIALKTNISSLMIELDRFYQRLFWQQNTKHVNRFKHSLQNVADSEELAREYIRKARGKRTP from the coding sequence ATGTATTACGACACTCTCCTACTTCACGAAGCCATAAGGCAACTCCTGATTTCGATTAGGCAAAAGCGACGCCACACGCAACACTCTTTATCGCTTGAATCGGGGATTTCCAGGCAGTACATATCCCAGATGGAATGTGGAAAGAAGACTCCTTCAATCGACACACTCTTCCAGCTTTCGATTGCGCTCAAAACAAACATCAGTTCCCTAATGATTGAACTAGACCGATTTTACCAGCGTCTCTTTTGGCAGCAAAACACAAAACATGTAAACAGATTCAAGCATAGCCTGCAAAATGTAGCCGACAGCGAGGAGCTAGCCCGAGAATACATACGAAAAGCGAGAGGCAAGCGCACCCCCTAG
- a CDS encoding YebC/PmpR family DNA-binding transcriptional regulator, translated as MSGHSKWATTKRKKAKTDVARAKAWNKLIKEISIAAKLGGGNPDANPRLRAAILKSKSQSLPTKNIESAIAKGTGANSGTEMTEPLYEGRGPAGIAIMVQCMTDNKVRTVAEIRNIFNKNNGSMGESGSVSWAFTYKGVIVVDAEKYPEDQIMDLVLEAGAEDMSTEDGVHEISTSPEAFDAVSKALENAGIEMMSAELSYVPNDPVKLGHDDAVKLLKLIDKFEDHDDVQEVYHNAEIDEADMDAE; from the coding sequence ATGTCCGGTCACTCCAAATGGGCCACCACCAAACGCAAGAAAGCCAAAACCGACGTCGCTCGTGCAAAGGCTTGGAACAAGCTGATCAAGGAAATCTCCATCGCTGCTAAGCTCGGCGGCGGCAACCCTGACGCTAACCCGCGTCTCCGTGCTGCAATCCTTAAGTCCAAGAGCCAGAGCTTGCCGACTAAGAACATCGAAAGCGCTATTGCCAAGGGTACGGGTGCTAACTCCGGTACCGAAATGACGGAACCGCTGTACGAAGGACGCGGCCCGGCAGGCATTGCCATCATGGTGCAGTGCATGACCGACAACAAGGTCCGTACGGTTGCTGAAATCCGTAACATCTTCAACAAGAACAACGGTTCCATGGGCGAATCCGGTTCCGTTTCTTGGGCATTCACCTACAAGGGCGTGATTGTCGTCGATGCTGAAAAGTATCCGGAAGACCAGATCATGGACCTCGTTCTCGAAGCTGGTGCAGAAGACATGAGCACCGAAGATGGCGTTCATGAAATCTCCACTTCTCCGGAAGCTTTCGACGCCGTTTCCAAGGCTCTCGAAAATGCTGGTATCGAAATGATGAGTGCAGAACTCAGCTACGTCCCGAATGACCCGGTCAAGCTCGGGCACGACGACGCTGTCAAGCTCCTCAAGCTCATCGACAAGTTCGAAGACCACGACGACGTTCAGGAAGTCTACCACAACGCCGAAATCGACGAAGCTGACATGGACGCTGAATAA
- the argC gene encoding N-acetyl-gamma-glutamyl-phosphate reductase, with translation MFKVFVDGEAGTTGLQIFERLAKRNDLEIIKINPELRKDVNERQKMINESDVTFLCLPDAASMESAALCTNPNTRIIDASTAHRVNPAWTYGMPELSAEQREAISKSKRIANPGCHASGFILGVHPLVASGILPKSANLAAYSITGYSGGGKKLIAEYEAEDALSHKAGESKAIMAPAPYALALAHKHLPEMKKYCGLENVPFFNPVLGPYYKGMAVTVAIFPNMLSKKVGPQDLTEILAKHYEGSKFVKVLPYEAAPVLFNGRLDPTVCNDTNNARIQVFGNENIMQVTTIIDNLGKGASGAAIQNMNIALGLDETIGLV, from the coding sequence ATGTTCAAAGTTTTCGTAGATGGCGAAGCAGGTACCACAGGCCTGCAAATTTTCGAGAGACTTGCCAAGCGCAACGACCTGGAAATTATCAAGATCAATCCAGAACTCCGCAAGGACGTGAACGAACGCCAGAAGATGATCAATGAATCCGACGTGACGTTCCTTTGCCTCCCGGACGCAGCGTCCATGGAAAGCGCCGCCCTCTGCACGAATCCGAACACGCGCATCATCGACGCCTCCACGGCTCACCGCGTAAACCCGGCTTGGACATACGGTATGCCAGAACTTTCGGCCGAACAACGCGAAGCGATTTCCAAGAGCAAGCGCATTGCAAACCCCGGTTGCCACGCCTCTGGATTTATCCTCGGTGTGCACCCGCTCGTTGCATCGGGAATCCTCCCGAAGAGCGCTAACCTCGCGGCCTACAGCATCACCGGTTACTCCGGCGGTGGCAAGAAGCTCATCGCAGAATACGAAGCCGAAGACGCCCTCAGCCACAAGGCTGGTGAATCGAAAGCCATCATGGCTCCCGCCCCGTACGCGCTCGCGCTCGCACACAAGCACCTCCCCGAAATGAAGAAGTACTGCGGACTCGAAAACGTCCCGTTCTTCAACCCGGTGCTTGGCCCCTACTACAAGGGTATGGCCGTGACGGTCGCCATCTTCCCGAACATGCTTTCGAAGAAGGTCGGTCCGCAGGACTTGACCGAAATCCTCGCCAAGCATTACGAAGGTTCAAAGTTCGTGAAGGTCCTGCCGTACGAAGCCGCTCCGGTGCTCTTCAACGGCCGCTTGGACCCGACGGTCTGCAACGACACGAACAACGCCCGTATCCAAGTTTTCGGCAACGAAAACATCATGCAGGTCACGACGATTATCGACAACCTCGGCAAGGGTGCTAGCGGCGCTGCTATTCAGAACATGAATATCGCGCTCGGGCTGGACGAAACAATCGGATTGGTTTAA
- a CDS encoding SDR family NAD(P)-dependent oxidoreductase gives MINVKGKWCLVTGGCRGVGRLVAIEMAKLGANLILQGRDKSHAEKVIAELAPYGVQVKAVGCNLENESEIDAALAEIDSFGVQVDLVFNNAGLMSHYFSDYLTNTMDDFRQAMAVNFFAPMKIVYHFLPGMIKRGFGRMQLTTSGIANEPELAAYACAKAALTKFVKDFACKLNGTDVMMNVMDPGWLRTDLGGPNAPNAPESVVPGALVSVLLDDKKSGRWFSAQDYVGKTVAEAVEAGRKVCG, from the coding sequence ATGATCAATGTAAAAGGTAAGTGGTGCCTCGTGACTGGCGGATGCCGTGGTGTGGGTCGCCTTGTGGCAATAGAAATGGCGAAACTCGGTGCAAACCTCATTTTGCAGGGGCGTGACAAGAGCCATGCCGAAAAAGTCATCGCTGAGCTTGCGCCGTATGGCGTGCAGGTGAAGGCGGTGGGCTGCAATCTCGAGAATGAATCCGAAATTGACGCAGCCCTTGCCGAAATCGATTCCTTTGGCGTGCAGGTGGACCTCGTATTCAACAATGCGGGCCTTATGAGCCACTATTTTTCGGACTACCTGACAAACACGATGGACGATTTCCGCCAGGCGATGGCCGTGAACTTCTTTGCTCCGATGAAGATTGTGTATCACTTTTTGCCGGGCATGATCAAGCGCGGTTTTGGACGTATGCAGCTCACCACGAGCGGTATCGCCAATGAACCGGAACTTGCCGCTTACGCTTGCGCAAAGGCTGCCCTTACCAAGTTCGTGAAGGATTTCGCCTGCAAGTTGAACGGCACCGACGTGATGATGAACGTGATGGACCCGGGTTGGCTCCGCACAGATCTTGGCGGTCCGAACGCCCCGAATGCCCCGGAAAGCGTTGTTCCTGGGGCTCTCGTAAGTGTGCTCCTCGACGATAAGAAGAGCGGCCGCTGGTTCAGTGCCCAGGATTACGTCGGGAAGACTGTAGCCGAAGCTGTCGAGGCCGGCCGTAAGGTTTGCGGCTAG
- a CDS encoding N-acetylmuramoyl-L-alanine amidase has protein sequence MESVAREIKGSFHWYPVQKTFSIVSAKDTLKFAVGIPYMTRNGRTVDLSAAPELDNGHLWIAENDAKKISSKVAAVPVTKVETAQPKANETVPAKPIAKPAEQKPAQPVVVKPKAPKQEIAGTREVRTIVIDPGHGGKDPGASGKKSQEKDIVLAVAKLLRKNLADEGFNVKLTRSKDVFIELRQRAMLANQWDGDLFISLHCNAIDASEERKKIIQGYQFYVLRAPESEEDKAIARRENAVATLYGEKNAKDELSPLEWFKLEARLEQYKQTSYLFTEKLLDSFDGGKIKKMNTGVGGAGFMVLVGAMMPAVLIELGFISNEEDEAYMMSKAGQQDLADRIAQAVSKYKDAVHTYRETLGR, from the coding sequence GTGGAGTCTGTCGCCCGCGAAATCAAGGGTTCGTTCCACTGGTATCCGGTACAAAAGACGTTCTCGATTGTTTCTGCGAAGGACACGCTCAAGTTTGCCGTCGGCATTCCGTACATGACGCGCAACGGGCGCACGGTCGATTTGTCGGCAGCGCCGGAGCTCGATAACGGGCACCTGTGGATTGCGGAAAACGACGCCAAGAAAATCTCCAGTAAGGTTGCGGCAGTCCCTGTAACGAAGGTCGAAACCGCACAGCCCAAAGCAAATGAAACTGTGCCAGCCAAGCCGATAGCAAAGCCCGCCGAACAGAAACCTGCACAGCCGGTTGTCGTAAAGCCGAAGGCTCCGAAGCAAGAAATCGCCGGCACGCGCGAAGTCCGCACCATCGTAATTGACCCAGGACACGGAGGCAAGGACCCTGGCGCTTCGGGCAAGAAGTCTCAAGAAAAAGATATCGTTCTCGCGGTTGCAAAGCTTTTGCGCAAGAACCTTGCAGACGAAGGCTTCAACGTGAAGCTCACCCGCAGCAAGGACGTTTTCATTGAACTGCGCCAACGCGCCATGCTTGCAAACCAGTGGGATGGCGACCTCTTCATCAGCCTGCACTGTAACGCCATTGACGCAAGCGAAGAGCGCAAGAAGATTATCCAAGGTTACCAGTTCTACGTGCTGCGCGCACCGGAAAGCGAAGAGGACAAGGCCATAGCCCGTCGTGAAAACGCGGTCGCCACACTCTACGGCGAAAAGAACGCCAAGGACGAACTTTCACCGCTGGAATGGTTCAAGCTTGAGGCCCGCCTCGAGCAGTACAAACAAACTAGTTATCTATTCACGGAAAAACTGCTAGACAGTTTCGATGGCGGAAAAATCAAGAAGATGAACACAGGCGTCGGCGGTGCGGGATTCATGGTTCTCGTAGGCGCAATGATGCCCGCAGTACTCATTGAGCTTGGTTTTATCAGCAACGAAGAAGACGAAGCTTACATGATGAGTAAGGCAGGCCAGCAAGATCTCGCCGACCGCATTGCACAAGCAGTGAGCAAGTACAAGGACGCCGTCCACACCTACCGCGAAACACTCGGAAGATAG
- a CDS encoding YchJ family protein translates to MANDLCPCGSGKAYCDCCEPIIKKTTLAPSPEALMRSRYTAYAKHEIAWLKDSLEATQRDDFDEPSVEAWSRQSEWLGIEIKQTKTEEDKNIGWVEFVARFKQGNITRNHHELGEFHKVGGAWYFYDGRAVKQETVRHEGPVVGRNDPCPCGSGKKYKKCCGANK, encoded by the coding sequence ATGGCTAATGATTTATGCCCGTGCGGTTCTGGCAAGGCCTATTGCGATTGCTGCGAACCGATTATTAAGAAGACCACTCTCGCCCCGTCCCCGGAAGCCCTTATGCGCTCCCGTTACACCGCTTATGCCAAGCACGAAATTGCATGGCTCAAGGATTCCCTCGAAGCCACACAGCGTGACGACTTTGACGAACCGAGCGTAGAAGCCTGGAGCCGTCAGTCCGAATGGCTCGGCATCGAAATCAAGCAGACCAAGACCGAAGAAGACAAGAACATCGGCTGGGTCGAATTTGTCGCTCGTTTCAAGCAGGGAAACATCACCCGCAACCACCACGAACTTGGCGAATTCCACAAGGTCGGCGGTGCATGGTACTTCTATGATGGTCGTGCTGTGAAGCAGGAAACCGTCCGTCATGAAGGTCCGGTTGTCGGCCGTAACGACCCGTGCCCGTGCGGTTCAGGCAAAAAGTACAAGAAGTGCTGCGGAGCGAATAAGTAA
- a CDS encoding methyltransferase, protein MLTQNLPEFWDNLYAEGKDYWNFKKATPALLEFFKHPSCPAEGSVLIPGAGFGYDAEAWALRGHDVLAVDFAPTAVDELDHLSRKHKNLRSLDLDLFTLSPKDAKRGGQQFDIIYDYGTFSAIHPGRRDEFFEVCYKMMKDDGVFICLMYPLMNGKTMQGPPHCMSEGELMARLDGVFDIVERIKPTNSIPGREGKEEFWLLKKCL, encoded by the coding sequence ATGTTAACGCAAAACCTCCCGGAATTCTGGGATAATCTTTATGCCGAAGGCAAGGACTACTGGAATTTCAAGAAGGCGACTCCTGCCCTGCTTGAATTTTTCAAGCACCCCTCCTGCCCTGCAGAGGGCTCCGTGCTGATTCCAGGTGCCGGGTTCGGCTATGATGCCGAGGCATGGGCTTTGCGTGGACACGATGTTTTGGCAGTCGACTTTGCGCCGACCGCCGTTGATGAACTGGACCACTTGAGCCGCAAGCATAAGAACTTGCGCTCCCTCGACCTCGACTTGTTCACCCTTTCTCCGAAGGATGCCAAGCGTGGTGGCCAGCAGTTCGATATCATTTATGACTACGGCACGTTCTCGGCAATCCATCCCGGCCGCCGCGACGAATTCTTCGAAGTCTGCTACAAGATGATGAAGGACGACGGCGTGTTCATCTGCCTCATGTACCCGCTCATGAACGGCAAGACCATGCAAGGCCCTCCGCACTGCATGAGCGAAGGCGAACTCATGGCTCGTCTGGACGGCGTATTCGATATTGTTGAACGCATCAAGCCCACGAACAGCATTCCGGGTCGCGAAGGCAAGGAAGAATTCTGGCTCTTGAAGAAGTGCCTGTAA
- a CDS encoding PD-(D/E)XK nuclease family transposase encodes MANENKSLLTKPYIVKNADGVEYLLPYYPATFRALLDDKDTIRDLLNSILELDHDHEIVDLSYAFEKYIDVFMPGDEPMRLDVWVATRDSRFMNIELQNREHPFFLDRMQLYNAYLTIRGKHDYNRSERFLAMSEKEKKAHYYEVPETVSIWLCRFPILEPREIYKDTWTLYSKHDVKMGAALPLFPKNKYIIVDLVKFLKLRKGVNSREDFWLRLISRGPLEVPESEDPLLKNALDRLRVSNVDPELLKKMEQFMFDEMHAYDAVIAENFLKGKEAGIAEGEAKGKAEGKSEGKTEGHADAISVMQAMGLPPEQIAEAKARLDALKSK; translated from the coding sequence ATGGCAAATGAAAATAAGTCTTTGTTGACAAAACCGTACATCGTCAAAAACGCAGATGGCGTAGAATACTTGCTCCCGTATTATCCAGCGACGTTCCGCGCCTTGCTGGATGACAAGGACACGATTCGTGACCTGCTGAACAGTATTCTTGAACTCGACCATGATCACGAAATTGTCGACCTCAGCTATGCATTCGAAAAGTATATCGATGTGTTTATGCCGGGGGATGAACCTATGCGTCTTGACGTGTGGGTGGCGACGCGTGACAGCCGCTTTATGAATATAGAGCTGCAAAACCGCGAACATCCGTTCTTCTTGGACCGTATGCAACTTTACAACGCGTATCTAACGATACGTGGCAAGCATGACTACAATCGTTCGGAACGGTTTCTTGCGATGTCCGAAAAGGAAAAGAAGGCTCATTATTACGAGGTGCCTGAAACCGTTTCCATTTGGCTTTGCAGATTCCCGATTTTGGAGCCGAGGGAAATTTACAAGGATACATGGACGCTATACAGCAAACATGATGTGAAGATGGGAGCGGCCTTGCCGTTGTTCCCGAAAAATAAATATATTATTGTCGATTTGGTGAAGTTCTTGAAGCTTCGCAAGGGCGTGAACTCCCGTGAAGATTTCTGGCTTAGGCTCATTTCAAGGGGCCCGCTTGAAGTCCCCGAATCGGAAGACCCGCTTCTCAAGAACGCTTTGGACCGCTTGCGGGTAAGCAATGTTGATCCTGAACTTTTGAAAAAAATGGAGCAATTCATGTTCGACGAAATGCATGCATACGATGCCGTTATAGCCGAGAATTTCCTCAAGGGTAAGGAGGCCGGGATTGCCGAAGGCGAAGCCAAGGGGAAAGCTGAAGGCAAGTCGGAAGGTAAAACTGAGGGCCACGCTGATGCTATTAGCGTTATGCAGGCCATGGGCTTGCCTCCTGAGCAAATAGCCGAGGCGAAAGCTAGGCTTGATGCTTTGAAATCGAAGTAG
- the smpB gene encoding SsrA-binding protein SmpB — MIKKESSTPVIQNRKANHLYFVDETFEVGIMLIGSEVKSIRNGKCTLGEAWIDIDENKDELWLVGAHIDEYLFANRFNHFPARRRKLLAHTHEIQKMRKAKELKGCTIIPLKMYFKNRIAKLEVGICRGKDQHDKRQDILVRDAKMEMARAAKAHR; from the coding sequence ATGATCAAGAAAGAATCTAGTACGCCCGTTATCCAGAACCGCAAGGCGAACCACCTCTATTTTGTAGATGAAACTTTTGAAGTGGGAATCATGCTCATCGGTTCGGAAGTCAAGTCTATCCGTAACGGCAAATGCACTCTGGGCGAAGCGTGGATTGATATCGACGAAAACAAAGATGAACTCTGGCTCGTCGGTGCGCATATCGATGAATACCTTTTCGCCAACCGCTTCAACCATTTCCCAGCCCGCAGGAGAAAGCTCCTCGCCCACACGCACGAAATCCAGAAGATGCGCAAGGCGAAGGAATTGAAGGGATGCACGATCATCCCATTGAAAATGTACTTTAAGAACCGTATTGCAAAACTCGAAGTAGGAATATGCCGAGGCAAGGATCAACACGACAAGCGACAGGACATTCTCGTCCGCGACGCCAAAATGGAAATGGCTCGCGCCGCCAAGGCTCATCGCTAA
- the rlmN gene encoding 23S rRNA (adenine(2503)-C(2))-methyltransferase RlmN: protein MEWQRNIKTLTTDELKAWLRDVDEKPYRADQIQKWLFCQQVRSYDEMVNISPALREKMAKQFTLCGLKEDQRSVSVDGTVKWLFETEDGHHIETVMIPANGRYSVCVSTQVGCAMNCAFCRTAKMGFTRNLEAGEILEEIINVNWYLKDNGFMNEEGGVAQVTNIIFMGMGEPLNNLENVHRVCCTLHNQKLFNMGAKRMTVSTSGVVPKIKELVDRNTPCCLAVSLNSTNNEYRSSVMPVNKTWPIEKLLEAVDEYIRRTDNYVTFEFVLIQNITCTPKAAKELIRICAPRRVKVNAIVLNDGDDPTLHAPTPEEVEDFLAAVRAAEIQITIRNPRGRDILAACGQLAYKKEGKEC, encoded by the coding sequence ATGGAATGGCAGCGCAATATAAAAACTTTGACAACCGACGAGCTCAAAGCTTGGCTTCGGGACGTTGACGAAAAGCCCTACCGCGCCGACCAAATTCAAAAATGGCTATTCTGCCAGCAGGTGCGTTCTTACGACGAGATGGTGAACATCTCCCCTGCCCTCCGCGAAAAAATGGCAAAACAGTTCACGCTTTGCGGTCTCAAGGAAGACCAGCGTTCTGTTTCTGTCGACGGGACGGTCAAGTGGCTTTTTGAGACCGAAGACGGTCACCATATCGAAACCGTGATGATCCCGGCAAACGGTCGCTATTCCGTTTGCGTCTCGACCCAGGTCGGCTGCGCCATGAACTGCGCATTCTGCCGCACCGCCAAGATGGGATTCACGCGAAACCTCGAAGCAGGCGAAATTCTCGAAGAGATTATTAACGTCAACTGGTACTTGAAAGACAACGGCTTCATGAACGAAGAAGGCGGAGTCGCCCAGGTGACGAACATTATCTTCATGGGCATGGGCGAACCGCTCAACAACCTCGAGAACGTCCACCGCGTCTGCTGCACGCTCCATAACCAAAAACTTTTCAACATGGGCGCAAAGCGCATGACCGTGAGCACTTCGGGAGTCGTCCCGAAGATCAAGGAACTCGTGGACCGCAACACGCCCTGCTGCCTCGCCGTGAGCCTCAACAGCACGAACAACGAGTACCGTTCGTCCGTGATGCCGGTGAACAAGACCTGGCCTATCGAAAAACTTTTGGAGGCGGTTGACGAATACATCCGCCGCACCGATAATTATGTGACGTTCGAGTTCGTGCTCATCCAGAACATCACCTGCACGCCCAAGGCGGCAAAGGAACTCATCCGCATCTGCGCCCCGCGCCGCGTGAAGGTGAACGCCATCGTGCTTAACGACGGCGATGACCCGACGCTCCACGCCCCCACCCCCGAAGAGGTGGAAGATTTTCTCGCCGCCGTGCGAGCTGCTGAAATTCAAATCACGATCCGCAATCCACGCGGTAGGGATATCCTTGCTGCGTGTGGACAATTAGCGTACAAAAAGGAAGGTAAAGAATGTTAA
- a CDS encoding phosphomannomutase: MENITQIWKKIQSPEFNPATDMNLVETVKQVALTSQEPAKVSFGTSGWRGEIGSEFTLRNLQVVGAAIVRLYKEATPELFEALGVKDFAELQKRGVVVGHDNRLLGHEFCEAVADQFAKAGVKVYYGGEMPTPEFSAAIEMLGAACSINMTPSHNPSHYNGIKFNPADGGPAGPEITNVITKLSNEMMATWKFEPVSKVDWEIIDSLKIYKEFLVKQGTIKFDRIKEFIKKGRLTLVCDHVHGSTRRRPAALLDNPECLITLRNEDDPLFGGIAPEPSSKNLEKVRKVLDESKSWFRLGAIFDPDGDRIRFYDGTREIDMNQFGAIAFHYMATWRKEQGCVAKSVATSNFVNIIAEKLGVPVMETPVGFKNFRPWLSRNAKQKALVAFEESDGISGLNNTLEKDAQFGLLIALEILATTGKNLGEYLDALYEEYGRFYPTRSGFEVDKSLVGEPLKAKVNAIADIAKPGAKVMVGGNEKIVKQLLTLDGVKVIFDDDSWMLVRPSGTEPKVRIYTECRNPDEKDPMFEAAKALFFKN; the protein is encoded by the coding sequence ATGGAAAACATTACCCAGATTTGGAAAAAGATTCAGTCCCCCGAATTCAACCCGGCTACCGATATGAACCTGGTTGAAACCGTGAAGCAGGTCGCATTGACCTCCCAGGAACCGGCTAAGGTCAGCTTTGGTACCTCCGGCTGGCGCGGTGAAATCGGTTCTGAATTCACGCTCCGCAACTTGCAGGTTGTCGGTGCTGCTATTGTGCGTTTGTACAAGGAAGCAACTCCGGAACTCTTCGAAGCTCTGGGTGTCAAGGATTTTGCTGAACTCCAGAAGCGTGGCGTGGTCGTTGGCCACGATAACCGTTTGCTCGGTCACGAATTCTGCGAAGCTGTCGCAGACCAGTTTGCAAAGGCTGGCGTGAAGGTCTACTACGGTGGTGAAATGCCGACTCCGGAATTCTCCGCTGCTATCGAAATGCTCGGTGCTGCCTGCTCCATCAACATGACTCCGAGCCACAACCCGAGCCACTACAACGGCATCAAGTTCAACCCGGCAGATGGCGGTCCTGCAGGTCCGGAAATCACGAACGTCATCACCAAGCTTTCTAACGAAATGATGGCTACCTGGAAGTTCGAACCGGTCTCCAAGGTTGACTGGGAAATTATCGACTCACTCAAGATTTACAAGGAATTCCTCGTCAAGCAGGGCACAATCAAGTTCGACCGCATCAAGGAATTCATCAAGAAGGGCCGCCTCACGCTCGTGTGTGACCACGTTCACGGTTCTACCCGCCGCCGTCCGGCAGCTCTCCTCGACAATCCGGAATGCCTCATCACGCTCCGCAACGAAGATGATCCTTTGTTCGGCGGTATCGCTCCGGAACCGTCCAGCAAGAACCTCGAAAAGGTCCGCAAGGTCCTCGACGAAAGCAAGTCCTGGTTCCGTCTCGGTGCAATCTTTGATCCGGATGGCGACCGTATCCGTTTCTACGACGGCACTCGCGAAATCGACATGAACCAGTTCGGTGCAATCGCATTCCACTACATGGCAACCTGGCGCAAGGAACAGGGCTGCGTGGCTAAGTCCGTTGCAACTTCCAACTTCGTGAACATTATTGCTGAAAAGCTCGGCGTTCCCGTGATGGAAACTCCGGTGGGCTTCAAGAACTTCCGCCCGTGGCTCAGCCGCAATGCCAAGCAGAAGGCTCTCGTTGCATTCGAAGAATCTGACGGTATTTCTGGTCTCAACAACACGCTCGAAAAGGACGCCCAGTTCGGCCTCCTCATCGCTCTCGAAATTCTCGCTACGACTGGCAAGAACCTCGGTGAATACCTCGACGCTTTGTACGAAGAATATGGTCGCTTCTATCCGACTCGTTCTGGTTTCGAAGTCGACAAGTCCCTCGTTGGTGAACCGCTCAAGGCCAAGGTCAACGCTATCGCCGATATCGCTAAGCCGGGTGCAAAGGTCATGGTTGGCGGGAACGAAAAGATTGTGAAGCAGCTTCTCACGCTCGATGGCGTGAAGGTTATTTTCGACGACGATTCCTGGATGCTCGTGCGTCCGTCCGGTACGGAACCGAAGGTCCGTATTTATACGGAATGCCGCAACCCGGACGAAAAGGATCCGATGTTCGAAGCTGCCAAGGCTCTGTTCTTCAAGAACTAA
- the obgE gene encoding GTPase ObgE, protein MFLDEKNIEVRSGRGGDGICSFHREKFVPLGGPDGGDGGRGGHVILQVNEQYTTLLDMGNTHIYKAKSGQPGGAKRCSGASAEDLIISVPRGTIVKDEQGHILTDLTEPGQKWIAARGGKGGMGNQHFATPKVQAPRKCTPGEKGEVRQLFLELKLMADVGLVGFPNAGKSSLVNKISSGRPKVGDYPFTTLEPVLGIVQVNGHSFVVADIPGLLEGASEGKGLGHQFLKHIERTHTLLFVIDGFAENAYEQFKVLKEELKAFHPKLAEKNFVVALNKSDLGIENAIKEFKKHRQKVVITSAVTGEGCAELQQALDAAVPHMHKKSIGWSKKA, encoded by the coding sequence ATGTTCTTAGACGAAAAAAATATTGAAGTTCGCTCCGGCAGAGGCGGTGACGGCATCTGCAGTTTCCATCGTGAAAAGTTTGTACCCCTCGGCGGTCCCGATGGCGGTGATGGCGGTCGTGGCGGTCACGTGATTTTGCAGGTGAACGAGCAGTACACCACGCTCCTCGACATGGGCAACACGCACATTTACAAGGCAAAGAGCGGTCAGCCCGGTGGCGCCAAGCGCTGCTCCGGTGCATCTGCCGAAGATTTGATTATTAGCGTTCCGCGCGGCACAATCGTCAAGGACGAACAGGGCCATATCCTCACGGACTTGACTGAACCGGGCCAGAAGTGGATTGCGGCTCGCGGTGGCAAGGGCGGCATGGGCAACCAGCATTTCGCAACCCCGAAGGTGCAGGCACCGCGCAAGTGCACTCCGGGTGAAAAGGGCGAAGTCCGCCAGCTGTTCCTCGAACTCAAGCTCATGGCAGACGTGGGTCTCGTGGGCTTCCCGAACGCAGGCAAGTCGAGCCTCGTGAACAAGATTTCTAGCGGCCGCCCGAAAGTTGGCGACTATCCGTTTACGACGCTTGAACCGGTGCTCGGCATCGTTCAGGTGAACGGCCACAGCTTTGTAGTCGCGGACATTCCGGGTCTCTTGGAAGGCGCCAGCGAAGGCAAGGGCCTTGGCCACCAGTTCCTCAAGCATATCGAACGTACGCACACGTTGCTCTTTGTGATTGACGGTTTTGCCGAAAACGCCTACGAACAGTTCAAGGTCTTGAAGGAAGAGCTCAAGGCATTCCACCCGAAGCTTGCCGAAAAGAACTTTGTCGTTGCACTCAACAAGAGCGACCTCGGCATCGAAAACGCCATCAAGGAATTCAAGAAGCACCGCCAGAAAGTGGTCATCACATCGGCTGTTACTGGCGAAGGTTGCGCAGAACTCCAGCAGGCTTTGGACGCTGCAGTACCCCATATGCACAAAAAAAGCATCGGTTGGAGCAAAAAAGCGTAA